The Methanosarcina acetivorans C2A genome includes the window GGACGATGTTGCAAGGTCTGCCTTCGGGTTTGAAATCCCTGTCGGGATTATTACCACACTTCTCGGAGCTCCCTTTTTCCTCTACCTCCTGAGGACTACAAAAATAGGGGGATGGGAATGAACGAAAACCAAAACAAAGGCATATCCGTAGAGAACCTGACACTGAGCTACGAAAAAAACCTGGTTTTAAACAATATCAACTTTTCAATTAAAAAAGGGTCGGTAGTAACCCTTGTAGGCCCTAACGGCTGCGGGAAAACGACCCTTCTGAAAATCATAAACGGGTTTCTCAGACAGAATGAAGGAACCGTGTATATCGACAGCAGGAATATAGAGGGAATTGCAAACAGAGAGCTTTCAAGGATTCTGGGACACGTATCCCAGATGCACAAATCCTCCTTTCCTTTTTCCGTGCTGGACGTCGTACTTACAGGCCGCATGCCCTATATCTCCATGTTTTCAACCCCAGGAAAAGAAGATATTGAAAAAGCCTATCAGGTCCTGGAATTTATGGGGATAGCGCATTTTGCCAGGAGACAATACACCCGGATCAGCGGAGGAGAGCGGCAAATGGTTATGATTGCAAAAGCTCTTGCCCAGGAGCCTGATTTTCTCCTGCTTGACGAACCGACGTCCTTTCTTGACCTGAAAAACCAGATTCATGTCCTGAAAACCATAATCAACCTGGCAAAAACCCGGAATATCACCGTGCTGATGACCCTGCACGAACCAAACCATGCCCTGCTGTTTTCTGACGAGATCATTCTCCTGAGAAAACTGCATGGCCCGGAAAACGAAAATATTTCCAGCCGGCATGATCCCAACACGGGAGCTTCTCCTGAAAAAGAGAACATTCTAACTTACCCTGTGGAAAATATAGTCAGTTCGGGAGCTCCGGAAAAGGTGATGACCCCCGAAAAAATAAAGGAAGCGTACGGCATAGACGTCGAGATCCTGGAACATAAAGGAAAAAGGATGATTATCCCTGAAATTTAACTCCAGATTTAGAAATCAAGCTTAGATCCTGTTCATAAGCCCTGTTAAAAAAACCTGATTCTTTTTAATTGAAATTGGAGATGGAAAAGGGTAAAACCTCCCATCAAGTACCTGAAAACAAATTCGAATATTCGACCTGAAATTCAGGAAAATAAAACTTAAACCAGGCGAATAAGGTCTTCAAGGGCAGCCTTAGGGTCTGCAGCTTTCACGATTCCGGAAGCAAGGAGTACACCCTGCGAGCCAAGGTCAAGGGCTGCCCTGAGGTCTTCACCTTTTGAAATTCCGGCACCGCAAAGCACTTTTACTCCGGAATTGATCTTTGCAACGGCTTCAACCGAACCGCTGACAACTTCAGGGTCGGCTTTTGAGACAGGAATTCCACTGCCTATGAGCTCCGGTGGTTCGATTGCTACATAGTCTGGCTCAAGGGCTGCAGCTGCTGCAGTTGTAGGGACGTTATTGGTGCAGATAACCGCTCTTAGCCCGAATTCTTTTGCCGCCTTTAAGGATGCCTCAATTTCCGCAAGGGTCAGACGCCTTTCAGAGTGGTTGATCAGAGTCCCGACAGCTCCTGCTTCTTTTATGCATTTTCCGAAAACATGGCCTGTAAAGCTTCCTGCCCCTACTCCGTCCATATGCTGGGAAAAAATCGGAAGTTCAACTTCCGAAGCTACCCTGTAAATGTCCGGAAGCTGTGGAGCTACTGCAATCTCGATACCTGATTCTTCGGATACGGCTCTGCAGGCTCTGGCAATTTCCACTGCTCCCTGGCCTGTGCCCTGATTATAAGTCTTATAATTCAGTAAAATGAATGGTGAACCCAAAAAATCCCCTCCTGAAAATGAAAAGAAAATGAAAAAGAAAAAGCGTGGAAACCCACGCTTTTAGAAGTCGGTCATGACTCTGAACTGGTCAATCTCCGGTTTGTTAAGGGCGTTTATGAACTGTTCGGCAACTTCCCTGACGTCCTTTGCATTGGTGATGGCACGTCCGACCACGAGGATGTCAGCGCCCTGGCCCAGAGCTACAGGCACCTTATCGAGACGGACTCCGCCTGCAACGGCGATCAGAGCTTTCGGAGCGATCTTTTTGATCTCGCCAATGTTGCCCCAGGCATGTTCGGTACCTTCGATGTCGATTCCGCGGTGGAGTTCTATGACATCAGGCATGACTTTGAGCTGCTTTAAGACCGAAATCGGGTCATGCTGGTTGAGAGTGTCCATGACTGCATAGATGCCTGTTTTGTGAGCTTCTTCAATGAGCTTGTCAATGGTGCTGATCGGGGCAAGGGCTGAGACCACAATGGCATCGCCTGCAGCGTCTGCAACCATCCTTGCTTCAAGGTTTCCGGTGTCCAGGGTCTTTAAGTCAGCAACGATGAAGGCATCGGGCCTGACCTGCCTGATTTTGGAAATCACATCCACGCCGTAGCGCTTGATGAGAGGTGTGCCTGCTTCGATAATGACGTGGTCGCTGTTCGGGATCTGGGAGATAGCCGAAAGCACGAACTCGAGGTTCGGGTTGTCAAAAGCAACCTGCAGGTATGGCGGGTCCCAGAGCCTGGTGACCTTGAAACCCATGATTGCGTGGGTGGACTTGTTGCTTTCCTCGAGAACTTTATTGATGTCCGGGAAGCCTTCAAGAGCGCGCTTGATTGCGAGTTTTGTTGCACCGTAGTTGTATCTGTAGATCTTGTTATAGTCCTGGGCTTCGGGGTGGATAAAGACGCTTGCTACAACGACAAGGTCCTCAACCTGGTCCTTCGGGATTACACCTTCTTCTACGGAGTCTGCTACTGCCTTTGCAACTGCCGACTGAGCAGGGCCGAAAATTTTTGCTGCCTGATCCATATTCTTTACGGTAACCTTCGGGATGATGAGGGTTGAAGGTTTAGGCGGCAGATTTGGCCTGATAACGGAAAGAAGCGGGGTGTGTCCTGCAGAAAGCTGGGTAAGGCCGTTTGCAAAAGCCTGCCCTACAGGGCCTCCTTTATCTCCTATCATCAAATCAACATGGGCGAGCTCTGAGCCCTGCCCCATCAATGCTTCTCCTATCTGAAACATATTTGACCTCGTAAATGCGATGAAAGTAATATTAAGTGTTATTAAGTGTTTGATAGTTGGTTGCTTGAGAGCGAATTTGTCTTTAAACTGAGGGTAGTATAACC containing:
- the tpiA gene encoding triose-phosphate isomerase is translated as MGSPFILLNYKTYNQGTGQGAVEIARACRAVSEESGIEIAVAPQLPDIYRVASEVELPIFSQHMDGVGAGSFTGHVFGKCIKEAGAVGTLINHSERRLTLAEIEASLKAAKEFGLRAVICTNNVPTTAAAAALEPDYVAIEPPELIGSGIPVSKADPEVVSGSVEAVAKINSGVKVLCGAGISKGEDLRAALDLGSQGVLLASGIVKAADPKAALEDLIRLV
- a CDS encoding bifunctional 5,6,7,8-tetrahydromethanopterin hydro-lyase/3-hexulose-6-phosphate synthase, with translation MFQIGEALMGQGSELAHVDLMIGDKGGPVGQAFANGLTQLSAGHTPLLSVIRPNLPPKPSTLIIPKVTVKNMDQAAKIFGPAQSAVAKAVADSVEEGVIPKDQVEDLVVVASVFIHPEAQDYNKIYRYNYGATKLAIKRALEGFPDINKVLEESNKSTHAIMGFKVTRLWDPPYLQVAFDNPNLEFVLSAISQIPNSDHVIIEAGTPLIKRYGVDVISKIRQVRPDAFIVADLKTLDTGNLEARMVADAAGDAIVVSALAPISTIDKLIEEAHKTGIYAVMDTLNQHDPISVLKQLKVMPDVIELHRGIDIEGTEHAWGNIGEIKKIAPKALIAVAGGVRLDKVPVALGQGADILVVGRAITNAKDVREVAEQFINALNKPEIDQFRVMTDF
- a CDS encoding ABC transporter ATP-binding protein, coding for MNENQNKGISVENLTLSYEKNLVLNNINFSIKKGSVVTLVGPNGCGKTTLLKIINGFLRQNEGTVYIDSRNIEGIANRELSRILGHVSQMHKSSFPFSVLDVVLTGRMPYISMFSTPGKEDIEKAYQVLEFMGIAHFARRQYTRISGGERQMVMIAKALAQEPDFLLLDEPTSFLDLKNQIHVLKTIINLAKTRNITVLMTLHEPNHALLFSDEIILLRKLHGPENENISSRHDPNTGASPEKENILTYPVENIVSSGAPEKVMTPEKIKEAYGIDVEILEHKGKRMIIPEI